One window of the Archangium primigenium genome contains the following:
- a CDS encoding DNA-binding protein has translation MILNFPSLRFLLLTCALSTGCGDSPTSGDSPTSGDSPTSTGLPIAEARALAKGTQVTVEGYVTVAPGTFVSAMNNEGFAIQDATGGIYVKLAQKLDFGVGTRVRVTGTLKDEAQLRILESEPASVEKLSGTQKIESRDVTTGGINESTEGLLVRASGNVTRIFEDDSPYGYKLYFNDGSGEVQIFVHVSAGFEPDRLRAITAGQHLQVTGFSTQYKTTYELAPRQPSDLVVQ, from the coding sequence ATGATCCTGAACTTCCCTTCACTCCGCTTCCTCCTCCTGACCTGCGCCCTGTCCACCGGGTGCGGCGACTCGCCCACGAGCGGTGACTCGCCCACGAGCGGCGACTCGCCCACGAGCACCGGCCTGCCCATTGCCGAGGCGCGCGCCCTCGCCAAGGGCACCCAGGTAACCGTGGAAGGGTACGTCACGGTGGCGCCCGGCACGTTCGTGTCCGCCATGAACAACGAGGGCTTCGCCATCCAGGACGCCACCGGTGGCATCTACGTGAAGCTGGCCCAGAAGCTCGACTTCGGCGTGGGGACCCGGGTGCGCGTGACGGGCACCCTGAAGGACGAGGCCCAGCTGCGCATCCTGGAGAGCGAGCCCGCCTCGGTGGAGAAGCTGTCCGGCACCCAGAAGATCGAGAGCCGGGACGTGACCACCGGCGGCATCAACGAGTCCACCGAGGGCCTGCTGGTGCGCGCCTCCGGCAACGTGACGCGGATCTTCGAGGATGACTCGCCCTACGGCTACAAGCTGTACTTCAACGACGGCTCGGGCGAGGTGCAGATCTTCGTCCACGTCTCGGCGGGATTCGAGCCCGACCGGTTGCGCGCCATCACCGCGGGGCAGCACCTCCAGGTGACAGGCTTCTCCACCCAATACAAGACCACCTACGAGCTGGCTCCGCGACAGCCCTCGGATCTGGTGGTGCAGTAG
- a CDS encoding tetratricopeptide repeat protein has translation MLSYALRMDDTLEEAIEDVERHRALVRGNPDADGLRRLATSLANLGRTLYALDRREEALPVFQEAVDVLRSLVPLNPTGLQSGIVWLTFSHLVDALLARGQYEEALKWAAGAVELWWAMAQSLRHGRVDDDMTMDLFVNLARLGIQLPHTVLKHLGGHAGPLAGRDSAALLLGLAGQLNQLASWSTLGGELEVAPAAWKEMHLFWYGESAVSNEEGSAAWFAILLFLAALQPGPAEPLGQLGSLWNTFGARHLVESLAGEAVELWRALARRNPEAFHPGLADSFTHLSRVLDDLERHEEALASAQGAVELRRELARRDPEAFLPGLASSLVTLGHRLHGTQRHDEALTAAREAVDLYRALAQRDPDTFQPGFALSLRGLGDRWEDSKHPESREQALTATREAVDLYRALARRDPDAFVHHLADSLLVLGHRSYETARYEEELQATGEAVELRRVFRAHRDPNVFLSDLASSLRVLGDRASRQGRHEAALKATQEAVDLCRTRTQLHPHGPGLALASSLNDLVHRLRVLGRHEEALKTAAEAVERCRALTPPIEPNNSVHDQDIKASLPVVGRSLETLEALLMDLGGRAEALTAAPQAVELSWALAPHGSAGLLSTLAGQLNDLAEGLYKAAALPRLAKDLNTVSVVDRVASAAWMAVRLFLAALPPGPAGGLGRLGSLSNTLGRHPEGPAVREAVEHWRALSQHHPEAFNHGLADSFGLLNASLFARGQREESLPLARAAVELRRELARRDPEAFPPGLASSLDVLGHRLHGTRRHEEALTATSEAAALYRALAGRAPDAFRPALASLLQRQGDTLKELERHEEARPVLEEAVNLYQQLVAHVPGEYQPDLAASLHSLGATLSRLERHEEALAAAQEAVNLRRELARYDPGQYWPLLADSLELQWSTLLEQKRCEEALPAAVEAVELHRALARQNPERIPSDLAVSLSSLSSTLGGMERCEEALAPAHEAIDILWPHLEHHSKYAAVMALLLSALRILYSALERPLPAELQERGATLERLQKQARALAS, from the coding sequence GTGCTGTCCTATGCTCTCCGGATGGACGACACGCTGGAGGAGGCGATCGAGGACGTCGAGCGGCACCGGGCGCTGGTGCGCGGCAACCCGGACGCCGATGGCCTGCGCCGTCTCGCCACGAGCCTCGCGAACCTGGGCAGGACGTTGTACGCCTTGGACAGGCGCGAGGAGGCGTTGCCCGTCTTCCAGGAGGCGGTGGACGTGCTCCGTTCGCTGGTGCCGCTCAATCCGACGGGGCTCCAGTCCGGGATCGTCTGGCTCACTTTTTCCCACCTGGTCGACGCGCTGCTCGCGCGGGGCCAGTACGAGGAGGCGCTGAAGTGGGCGGCCGGGGCCGTCGAGCTCTGGTGGGCGATGGCACAGTCCCTCCGGCACGGCCGGGTGGACGACGACATGACCATGGATCTGTTCGTGAACCTCGCGCGCCTCGGCATCCAGCTTCCGCACACCGTGTTGAAGCACCTGGGCGGACACGCCGGGCCGCTGGCGGGGCGAGATTCCGCGGCGCTCCTTCTCGGCCTGGCGGGCCAACTCAACCAGCTGGCCAGTTGGTCCACCCTGGGGGGCGAGCTCGAGGTGGCGCCCGCCGCGTGGAAGGAGATGCACCTCTTCTGGTACGGCGAGAGCGCGGTCTCCAATGAGGAGGGGTCGGCCGCATGGTTCGCGATCCTCCTCTTCCTCGCGGCGCTCCAACCCGGCCCGGCCGAGCCCCTCGGCCAACTGGGCTCGCTCTGGAACACCTTCGGGGCGCGGCACCTGGTGGAGTCCCTCGCCGGGGAGGCGGTGGAGCTGTGGCGGGCCCTGGCGCGGCGCAACCCCGAGGCCTTCCACCCCGGACTCGCCGACAGCTTCACCCACCTGAGCAGGGTCCTGGACGACCTGGAGAGACACGAGGAGGCGCTGGCGTCCGCGCAAGGCGCGGTGGAGCTCCGGCGCGAGCTGGCACGGCGAGACCCCGAGGCCTTCCTGCCCGGCCTCGCCTCGAGCCTCGTCACGCTGGGCCACAGGCTGCACGGGACGCAGCGGCACGACGAGGCGCTGACGGCCGCCCGGGAGGCGGTGGACCTGTACCGCGCCCTGGCGCAACGCGACCCAGACACCTTCCAGCCCGGCTTCGCCCTGAGCCTCCGCGGCCTGGGCGACAGGTGGGAGGACTCGAAGCACCCGGAGTCGCGCGAGCAGGCACTGACGGCCACCCGGGAGGCGGTGGACCTGTACCGCGCCCTGGCGCGGCGCGACCCCGATGCGTTCGTGCACCACCTGGCGGACAGCCTCCTCGTCCTGGGCCACCGCTCGTACGAGACGGCGCGATACGAGGAGGAACTGCAGGCGACGGGCGAGGCCGTGGAGCTGCGCCGGGTCTTCCGGGCCCACCGCGACCCGAACGTCTTCCTGTCCGACCTCGCCTCGAGCCTCCGCGTCCTGGGCGACAGGGCGAGCCGGCAGGGCAGGCACGAGGCGGCGCTGAAGGCCACGCAGGAGGCGGTGGACCTGTGCCGCACCCGGACCCAGCTCCATCCGCACGGGCCCGGGCTCGCCCTCGCCTCGAGTCTCAACGACCTGGTCCACAGGTTGCGCGTCCTGGGGCGGCACGAGGAGGCACTGAAGACCGCGGCCGAGGCCGTCGAGCGCTGCCGGGCACTGACGCCACCCATCGAGCCGAACAACAGCGTCCACGACCAGGACATCAAGGCGAGCCTTCCCGTCGTGGGCAGGAGCCTCGAGACGCTGGAGGCCCTGTTGATGGACCTGGGCGGACGCGCCGAGGCGCTCACGGCCGCGCCCCAGGCGGTGGAGCTTTCGTGGGCCCTCGCGCCGCACGGCTCCGCGGGGTTGCTGTCCACCCTGGCGGGCCAGCTCAACGATCTGGCCGAGGGGTTGTACAAGGCGGCGGCGCTCCCCCGCCTGGCGAAGGACTTGAACACGGTGTCGGTCGTCGACCGCGTGGCCTCGGCCGCGTGGATGGCGGTGCGCCTCTTCCTCGCCGCGCTCCCTCCGGGCCCGGCGGGCGGCCTTGGCCGCCTGGGCTCGCTCTCGAACACGCTGGGGAGGCACCCGGAGGGGCCCGCCGTACGGGAGGCGGTGGAGCACTGGCGTGCCCTGAGCCAGCACCATCCCGAGGCCTTCAACCACGGACTGGCCGACAGCTTCGGCTTGCTGAACGCCTCCCTGTTCGCGAGAGGGCAGCGTGAGGAGTCGCTGCCGCTCGCGCGAGCAGCGGTGGAGCTCCGGCGCGAGCTGGCACGGCGAGACCCCGAGGCCTTCCCGCCCGGCCTCGCCTCGAGCCTCGACGTGCTGGGCCACAGGCTGCACGGGACACGGCGGCACGAGGAGGCGCTGACGGCGACGAGCGAGGCCGCGGCGCTGTACCGCGCCCTGGCCGGAAGAGCGCCGGACGCCTTCCGGCCCGCCCTCGCGTCGCTCCTCCAGCGTCAGGGTGACACGCTGAAGGAACTGGAGAGGCACGAGGAGGCGCGGCCAGTCCTCGAGGAAGCGGTGAACCTGTACCAGCAACTGGTGGCGCACGTGCCGGGTGAGTACCAGCCGGACCTCGCCGCGAGCCTCCACTCGCTGGGCGCGACGCTGAGCCGCCTGGAGCGGCACGAGGAGGCGCTGGCAGCCGCACAGGAGGCGGTGAACCTGCGCCGCGAGCTGGCGCGCTACGACCCCGGGCAATACTGGCCCCTCCTGGCGGACAGCCTCGAGCTCCAGTGGAGTACCTTGCTCGAGCAGAAGAGGTGCGAAGAGGCGCTGCCAGCGGCGGTGGAGGCCGTGGAACTGCACCGGGCCCTGGCGCGACAGAACCCCGAGCGCATCCCGTCCGACCTCGCCGTGAGCCTCAGCTCCCTGAGCTCGACGCTGGGGGGGATGGAGCGGTGCGAGGAAGCACTCGCCCCCGCTCACGAGGCCATCGACATCCTCTGGCCCCACCTGGAGCACCACTCCAAGTACGCGGCGGTCATGGCCCTCCTGCTCTCCGCCCTGCGGATTCTCTACTCCGCCCTCGAGCGGCCACTGCCCGCCGAGCTCCAGGAGCGCGGGGCTACCCTCGAGCGCCTCCAGAAGCAGGCACGCGCCCTGGCGTCATGA
- a CDS encoding alpha/beta hydrolase family protein, producing the protein MKQLTVTLASFALLSCTPLASGTKPAGAPGDRAVVDPPRDTAHPARNQQLLIESHGSRMNALFFLASGAGPHPTMLLLHGLPGNERNLDLAQAVRRAGWNVLTFTYRGAWGSEGDFSIAHGLEDTAAAMAFLRSPEAIRAHGIDVNRLVIAGHSMGGYAAAHEAAAEHDSQPPLAGLVLLDAWNIARSAARASTAGPNGRAHMVANLNDFGRALHGATPESTADELLSQGPGWSLPALAPRLTRVPILSIYATHGSATENKRVAEALREAGARVDTAELDSDHAFADHRIELARELVRWLERPREPSAPPEGT; encoded by the coding sequence ATGAAACAGCTGACCGTGACCCTGGCCTCGTTCGCGCTGCTTTCCTGCACTCCGCTGGCTTCCGGGACGAAGCCGGCGGGCGCACCCGGGGACAGGGCCGTGGTCGACCCGCCGCGCGACACCGCGCACCCGGCCCGCAACCAGCAACTGCTCATCGAGAGCCACGGCTCGCGGATGAACGCCCTCTTCTTCCTGGCCAGCGGCGCGGGGCCGCACCCCACGATGCTCCTGCTGCATGGCCTGCCGGGTAACGAGCGCAACCTCGACCTGGCCCAGGCGGTACGCCGGGCCGGGTGGAACGTCCTGACCTTCACCTATCGAGGGGCCTGGGGCAGCGAGGGCGACTTCTCGATCGCCCACGGCCTGGAGGACACCGCCGCCGCCATGGCGTTCCTCCGCTCGCCCGAGGCGATCCGCGCCCATGGCATCGACGTGAATCGACTGGTCATCGCCGGCCACTCGATGGGTGGCTACGCGGCGGCGCACGAGGCGGCGGCCGAACACGACAGCCAGCCGCCGTTGGCGGGGCTGGTCCTGCTGGACGCCTGGAACATCGCCCGCAGCGCCGCCAGGGCGAGCACGGCGGGACCCAACGGCCGCGCCCACATGGTCGCCAACCTGAACGACTTCGGACGCGCCCTGCACGGCGCCACTCCCGAGAGCACCGCCGACGAGCTCCTCTCCCAGGGGCCCGGATGGAGCCTCCCGGCACTGGCGCCGAGGCTGACGCGTGTCCCCATCCTGTCGATCTACGCCACCCATGGCAGCGCGACCGAGAACAAGCGCGTGGCCGAGGCCCTGCGCGAGGCCGGCGCGCGAGTCGACACGGCCGAGCTCGACAGCGACCATGCCTTCGCCGATCACCGGATTGAACTGGCGCGCGAGCTGGTGCGCTGGTTGGAGCGGCCGCGCGAGCCCTCGGCCCCTCCCGAGGGGACCTGA
- a CDS encoding SRPBCC family protein — translation MRLQSLVLAQGGFDHDIFIPVAPEAVLALLSRPQEWIRLQPLVIAIDEEPRAPGMLRITDRHTIGGLTFRARYRAQVVPVAGGLDGHAWSFPFIHVLNRYRWHAQEGGTLLRETTTIEAPRPLLGFTVKTARAAHASLLANVKQALVERSGAR, via the coding sequence ATGCGCCTCCAGTCACTCGTGCTCGCCCAAGGCGGTTTCGACCACGACATCTTCATTCCCGTGGCCCCCGAGGCCGTCCTCGCGCTGCTCTCCCGGCCCCAGGAGTGGATCCGCCTCCAGCCCCTCGTCATCGCCATCGACGAGGAGCCGCGTGCCCCGGGGATGCTCCGCATCACCGACCGACACACGATCGGAGGCCTCACGTTTCGGGCCCGGTACCGGGCCCAGGTGGTTCCGGTCGCCGGCGGGCTCGATGGACACGCGTGGAGTTTTCCCTTCATCCACGTGCTCAACCGCTACCGCTGGCACGCCCAGGAGGGGGGAACCCTGCTGCGCGAGACCACGACCATCGAAGCGCCGCGTCCGCTGCTGGGCTTCACCGTGAAGACCGCTCGGGCGGCGCACGCGAGCCTGTTGGCGAACGTGAAGCAGGCGCTCGTCGAGCGGAGCGGTGCGCGATGA
- a CDS encoding sigma-70 family RNA polymerase sigma factor, producing the protein MPPDDLSPGAFDPLRPRLLRIAYRMLGSAAEAEDVVQEAYLRWHQTDRTAIRDPSAVLVRTVTRLCLDVLKSARVRHEQYMGTWLPEPIVEPLEGDDLTLTLMMALERLSPLERAAFLLHDVFGMDFDEVARAIGRDPAACRQLASRARGHVRDARPRFPVTENQGRELASAFFTATRSGDVGALQALLTQDVVLYADGGGKTKAALHPIYGLEKNLRFAAGIFQRMGPDASRLVYEGKIDGLPGFITAEPDGSWQSTALAIDAGRIVAIYITRNPDKLRALLRTLGLETPS; encoded by the coding sequence ATGCCGCCTGACGACCTCTCCCCGGGCGCTTTCGACCCGCTCCGCCCGCGCCTGCTCCGCATCGCCTACCGGATGCTGGGCAGTGCCGCGGAGGCGGAAGACGTGGTGCAGGAAGCCTATCTGCGCTGGCACCAGACGGACCGCACCGCCATCCGGGACCCGAGCGCCGTGCTCGTGCGCACGGTGACGCGCCTGTGCCTGGACGTCCTGAAGTCCGCCCGAGTCCGGCATGAGCAGTACATGGGCACCTGGCTGCCCGAGCCCATCGTCGAGCCCCTGGAAGGTGACGACTTGACGCTGACCCTGATGATGGCCCTGGAGCGCCTGTCACCGCTGGAACGGGCCGCCTTCCTGCTCCACGACGTGTTTGGCATGGACTTCGACGAGGTGGCGCGTGCCATTGGCCGAGACCCCGCCGCCTGTCGGCAGCTCGCCAGCCGGGCGCGCGGCCACGTGCGCGACGCCCGGCCCCGCTTCCCCGTCACCGAGAACCAGGGCCGCGAGCTGGCCTCCGCGTTCTTCACCGCGACCCGCAGCGGGGACGTGGGCGCGCTCCAGGCGCTGCTCACCCAGGACGTGGTCCTCTACGCCGACGGCGGAGGCAAAACGAAGGCGGCCCTCCACCCCATCTACGGGCTGGAGAAGAACCTGCGCTTCGCCGCGGGAATCTTCCAGCGCATGGGACCCGACGCCTCACGCCTCGTGTACGAGGGGAAGATCGACGGGCTGCCCGGCTTCATCACCGCCGAGCCCGATGGGTCATGGCAGAGCACGGCCCTCGCCATCGACGCGGGCCGGATCGTCGCCATCTACATCACGCGCAACCCCGACAAGCTGCGCGCGCTCCTCCGGACCCTGGGCCTGGAAACCCCGTCCTGA
- a CDS encoding carboxymuconolactone decarboxylase family protein: protein MDARLNAWTAEPELMKVMLTLSEKIAHCGLEHSLLELVKIRASQINGCAFCLHMHTRDARAQGETEERIYLLSAWRESPLYTERERAAMTWTEALTLVSQTHAPDADYAAVRAHFSEQETVKLSLAISLINAWNRIAVGFRHIHPVASRSDAA from the coding sequence ATGGACGCCCGACTGAATGCCTGGACCGCCGAGCCGGAGTTGATGAAGGTCATGCTCACCCTGAGCGAGAAGATCGCCCACTGCGGGCTGGAGCACAGCCTGCTGGAACTGGTGAAGATCCGCGCCTCGCAGATCAACGGATGCGCCTTCTGCCTCCATATGCACACCCGGGATGCCCGCGCGCAAGGCGAGACGGAGGAGCGCATCTACCTGCTGAGCGCCTGGCGCGAATCGCCCCTTTACACCGAGCGTGAGCGGGCCGCCATGACCTGGACCGAGGCCCTCACGCTCGTGTCCCAGACGCACGCGCCGGACGCGGACTACGCCGCGGTCCGGGCGCATTTCTCCGAGCAGGAGACCGTGAAGTTGAGCCTGGCGATCTCCCTCATCAACGCCTGGAACCGGATTGCCGTCGGCTTCCGGCACATCCATCCGGTCGCCTCGCGCAGTGATGCCGCCTGA
- a CDS encoding terpene synthase family protein, producing the protein MNPQLIYQALETVPWGDAPPINTHYPGICHETDGWLDRVGQTDKPGRRERHQRIAVPLFAAMAYPTAARDHLLLAHDWMAWLFEYDDQFDDGADGHSTHKARRSRESLLAILSDPLGTTREVPGRTLQSGLQDIWSRLRAVTRPRMQARFAGHVSDYLESYEWETHNRRIGYCPDVEEYLEKRQHTGAAHPCFDLIVPAAGVRCDHLDLTDSRLRRLEYLSSEIITLSNDLVSFPKEMEQGDVHNIVIILMNRRGHSEQEAIRQTVDWIKSRLEEFERSARELGRDPRASNEDTRLYLHGLKVWYLANYFWSLRCSRFVVDGGGSRETPERAAGG; encoded by the coding sequence ATGAACCCGCAGTTGATTTACCAGGCCCTGGAGACCGTCCCCTGGGGAGATGCTCCCCCCATCAACACGCATTACCCAGGGATCTGCCATGAAACGGATGGCTGGCTGGACAGGGTCGGGCAGACGGACAAGCCGGGCCGCCGTGAGCGCCATCAACGGATCGCGGTCCCCTTGTTCGCGGCCATGGCCTACCCCACGGCGGCTCGCGACCACCTGCTCCTGGCCCATGATTGGATGGCCTGGCTGTTCGAGTATGATGATCAATTCGATGATGGCGCCGACGGTCACAGCACACACAAGGCCAGACGCTCCAGGGAGAGCCTGTTGGCGATCCTGAGCGACCCCCTCGGGACAACGCGCGAGGTCCCGGGGCGAACCCTTCAATCCGGATTGCAGGACATCTGGTCCAGACTGCGGGCCGTCACCCGTCCGCGCATGCAGGCGCGCTTCGCGGGGCACGTGAGCGACTACCTCGAGTCCTACGAGTGGGAGACACACAACCGCCGCATCGGGTATTGTCCTGACGTCGAGGAGTACCTGGAGAAAAGACAGCACACGGGAGCGGCCCATCCGTGCTTCGATTTGATCGTCCCCGCGGCGGGGGTCCGCTGCGATCATCTGGACTTGACGGACTCCAGGCTCCGACGCCTCGAGTATCTCTCGTCGGAGATCATCACCCTGTCCAACGACCTCGTCTCGTTCCCAAAGGAGATGGAGCAGGGAGACGTCCACAACATCGTGATCATCCTCATGAACCGACGCGGCCACTCGGAGCAGGAGGCGATTCGCCAAACGGTCGACTGGATCAAATCCCGCTTGGAGGAATTCGAGAGGAGCGCACGCGAGCTGGGGCGAGACCCCCGCGCCTCGAACGAGGACACCCGGCTTTACCTGCACGGGCTGAAGGTCTGGTACCTGGCCAACTATTTCTGGTCGCTGAGGTGCAGCCGCTTCGTCGTCGACGGTGGGGGGTCACGCGAGACTCCTGAGCGGGCAGCAGGCGGATAA
- a CDS encoding cytochrome P450, which produces MCACPASAWTVQPCAGRACLLARARASYESPRAKRQPTPTGNGWCLSSPTETGRSGHAHGKRMRLGMPDTARQPQGKRNRGGSRMDIHPSNLLMGNMKPRLRDRCPPLLSCNRPRSGIGCAGMTQASLLQVPTAPARLPLLGHSLPLLNRSREFLCSLAEVGGLVRVYIGQMPLVVVTDAELTRQMLNDSTTFDKGGGLYEKLSELTGAGLLTSQSELHKRQRRLIQPSFNRNALKAYSVGMAGVVEEALRGWEDGRRIDIKAAAYHIVSRISARSMFSAEMDDASIARVSEALSVYLNGLFVRTVGPGLIFDLLPIPGNLRYKQSIAILHEEIRKIIDAYVNTGVEREDVLSMLLKEKDEEEKAGLSPREVHNQVTTLLLAGIETSAATLCWALYLLSLHPDITRRLHAELDSVLQGRNAQWDDIPHLKETRRIVMETLRLYPPGWIFTRVTMRETVLGGYLLPQGTGIAYSPYLLHRNPSAFPQPDLFDPDRWLPERSKDLAMSNFVPFGGGARRCIGEMLGLTEVMLTLATIASKWEVRDVENGPVEPAPAHVSLTPKHLRMRVTRRS; this is translated from the coding sequence ATGTGCGCCTGCCCGGCGAGCGCCTGGACGGTCCAGCCATGCGCGGGCCGTGCGTGCCTGCTCGCGAGGGCCCGGGCGAGTTACGAGTCGCCCAGGGCAAAGCGCCAGCCGACTCCGACCGGCAACGGCTGGTGCCTCTCTTCGCCTACGGAGACGGGTCGGAGCGGACATGCCCACGGCAAGCGCATGCGGCTCGGAATGCCAGACACCGCTCGTCAACCCCAGGGGAAGCGGAACCGCGGAGGGAGCCGCATGGACATCCATCCATCGAATCTTTTGATGGGAAACATGAAACCCAGACTCCGCGATCGGTGTCCCCCGCTTCTTTCTTGCAACCGACCACGGTCTGGGATTGGTTGTGCAGGCATGACACAAGCGTCTCTCTTGCAAGTTCCGACGGCCCCCGCTCGGCTACCTTTACTCGGGCATTCGTTGCCACTGCTCAACCGCTCGCGTGAGTTTCTCTGCTCGCTGGCCGAGGTCGGAGGACTGGTCCGTGTCTATATCGGGCAGATGCCCCTGGTCGTGGTCACCGATGCCGAACTCACACGACAGATGTTGAATGACAGCACGACCTTCGACAAAGGAGGCGGGCTGTACGAAAAGCTGAGCGAGTTGACGGGCGCGGGACTGCTCACGAGCCAATCGGAGCTGCACAAGAGGCAGCGTCGTTTGATCCAGCCCTCCTTCAACAGGAACGCCCTCAAGGCCTATTCGGTGGGCATGGCCGGCGTCGTCGAGGAGGCGCTCCGTGGCTGGGAGGATGGCAGGCGGATCGACATCAAGGCCGCCGCCTACCACATCGTCTCTCGGATCTCCGCCCGCTCGATGTTCTCGGCGGAGATGGACGACGCCTCCATTGCCCGGGTGTCCGAGGCCTTGTCCGTCTATCTCAACGGTCTCTTCGTCCGGACGGTGGGGCCGGGGCTGATCTTCGATCTGCTGCCCATTCCAGGCAACCTCCGTTACAAGCAGTCGATCGCGATCCTCCATGAGGAGATACGCAAGATCATCGACGCGTATGTGAATACGGGTGTGGAACGTGAGGACGTCTTGTCCATGCTCCTCAAAGAAAAGGATGAAGAGGAGAAGGCAGGACTATCCCCTCGGGAGGTCCACAATCAAGTCACGACCCTGCTGTTGGCTGGAATCGAAACGTCGGCCGCGACCTTGTGCTGGGCGCTCTACCTGCTGAGCCTTCATCCAGACATCACCCGGAGACTTCACGCCGAACTGGACAGCGTCCTCCAAGGACGAAACGCGCAGTGGGATGACATTCCCCATTTGAAGGAAACACGCAGGATCGTCATGGAGACGCTGCGCCTCTATCCACCGGGTTGGATTTTCACGCGGGTCACGATGCGTGAAACCGTCCTGGGTGGGTATCTGCTTCCACAGGGAACCGGCATCGCCTACAGCCCGTACCTGCTGCACCGCAACCCCAGCGCCTTCCCACAGCCGGACCTCTTCGATCCGGACCGGTGGCTCCCGGAGCGCTCCAAGGATCTGGCGATGAGCAATTTCGTCCCCTTCGGCGGAGGGGCTCGCCGCTGCATTGGTGAAATGCTTGGTTTGACCGAGGTCATGCTGACGTTGGCGACGATCGCCTCGAAATGGGAGGTGCGCGACGTGGAGAACGGGCCGGTCGAACCCGCCCCCGCTCATGTCTCGTTGACACCGAAGCACTTGAGGATGCGGGTCACGCGTCGGAGCTAG
- a CDS encoding endonuclease/exonuclease/phosphatase family protein produces the protein MRILAPAHHAAPVHPNAPKSKGPTDFKIGSFNVLGASHTAPGGNKASRPSGVERMKLAAQAIQQHKLDVIGFQEFEPSQRKAFMHDTRNQFDMYPGKYGGADPVNSVAWRKDTFEFVKGTHVTVPYFEGNKKQMPVVLLKSKETGQKVWVMNVHNPADTKSHPHNEKNRDIATAKEIAFIKHLEKTTGHPVILTGDMNEKAEARQHITKGTDMEAAMNGKNPRSHQVGIDWIFGSPSVHFDGYDRDTSNKVRRASDHPLIYSNVHIPAGKKK, from the coding sequence ATGAGGATTCTCGCTCCCGCCCATCACGCTGCTCCCGTCCACCCCAACGCCCCCAAGTCGAAGGGCCCGACGGACTTCAAGATCGGCTCGTTCAACGTCCTCGGCGCCAGCCACACCGCGCCCGGTGGGAACAAGGCGTCCCGCCCCTCCGGCGTGGAGCGGATGAAGCTCGCCGCGCAGGCGATTCAGCAGCACAAGCTGGACGTCATCGGCTTCCAGGAGTTCGAGCCGAGCCAGCGCAAGGCGTTCATGCACGACACCCGGAACCAGTTCGACATGTACCCGGGGAAGTACGGGGGCGCGGACCCGGTGAACTCGGTCGCGTGGCGCAAGGACACGTTCGAGTTCGTGAAGGGGACGCACGTGACCGTCCCGTACTTCGAGGGCAACAAGAAGCAGATGCCGGTGGTGCTGCTGAAGAGCAAGGAGACCGGGCAGAAGGTGTGGGTGATGAACGTCCACAACCCGGCTGACACCAAGAGCCACCCGCACAACGAGAAGAACCGCGACATCGCGACCGCGAAGGAGATCGCGTTCATCAAGCACCTGGAGAAGACGACCGGCCATCCGGTGATCCTGACGGGTGACATGAACGAGAAGGCGGAGGCCCGGCAGCACATCACGAAGGGCACCGACATGGAGGCGGCGATGAATGGGAAGAACCCGCGCTCGCATCAGGTGGGGATCGACTGGATCTTCGGGTCGCCCTCCGTGCACTTCGACGGCTATGACCGCGACACCAGCAACAAGGTCCGGCGCGCGAGCGACCATCCGCTGATCTACAGCAACGTGCACATCCCGGCTGGCAAGAAGAAGTAG